The Cohnella abietis genome has a segment encoding these proteins:
- a CDS encoding Fur family transcriptional regulator — MESRVEHAVDQLRSGGVRMTPQRYAILRYLMESYTHPTADDIFRALSPAYPSLSVATVYNNLKVFVDADLVRELTYGDDSSRFDADMSDHYHVTCTNCGTMVDFDHPPVKQVEDAAAASTGFSVLGHRMEIYGLCPTCKGMHS, encoded by the coding sequence ATGGAATCCAGGGTTGAGCATGCCGTGGACCAGCTCAGATCCGGCGGTGTCCGGATGACTCCTCAACGGTACGCTATATTACGTTATCTTATGGAATCATATACTCATCCGACTGCAGATGATATATTTCGTGCGCTCTCTCCCGCATACCCGAGCTTAAGTGTCGCTACTGTCTACAATAACTTAAAGGTTTTTGTAGATGCCGATCTTGTTCGAGAGCTAACTTACGGGGATGATTCCAGTCGGTTTGATGCCGATATGTCCGATCATTATCATGTCACTTGTACGAATTGTGGAACAATGGTCGATTTTGATCATCCCCCTGTAAAACAGGTCGAGGATGCAGCGGCTGCTTCTACAGGATTCAGTGTGCTTGGTCATCGGATGGAGATATACGGTCTTTGCCCTACATGTAAAGGTATGCATTCCTAA